One Methylobacterium sp. AMS5 genomic region harbors:
- the lexA gene encoding transcriptional repressor LexA, producing the protein MLTRKQLELLQFIQQRMQESGVPPSFDEMKDALDLKSKSGIHRLIMALEERGFLRRLPNRARAIEILRMPDMPAAKPASSEPRRFTPSVVEGGLSAKPATPKPAMLQAHDGKGQSVMVPVMGRIAAGVPISAIESQSHSISMSPDFLSGGEHYALEVRGDSMIEAGILDGDLVVIHKQDTANNGDIIVALIDDEEATLKRLRRRGSSIALEAANPAYETRVLGPDRVRIQGKLVSLVRRY; encoded by the coding sequence ATGCTGACCCGCAAGCAACTCGAACTGCTCCAGTTCATCCAGCAGAGGATGCAGGAGAGCGGTGTGCCGCCGTCCTTCGACGAGATGAAGGACGCGCTCGACCTGAAATCCAAGTCCGGCATCCACCGCCTGATCATGGCACTGGAGGAGCGCGGCTTTCTCCGCCGTCTGCCGAACCGGGCCCGGGCAATCGAGATCCTGCGCATGCCCGACATGCCGGCGGCCAAGCCCGCATCGTCCGAGCCGCGGCGCTTCACCCCGAGCGTGGTCGAGGGCGGCCTTTCGGCCAAGCCCGCCACGCCGAAGCCTGCCATGCTTCAGGCCCATGACGGCAAGGGCCAATCGGTGATGGTGCCGGTAATGGGCCGGATCGCTGCCGGTGTGCCGATCTCGGCGATCGAGAGCCAGAGCCACTCGATTTCGATGTCCCCCGACTTCCTGTCGGGCGGAGAGCATTATGCGCTGGAAGTCCGCGGCGATTCGATGATCGAGGCCGGCATTCTCGATGGCGACCTCGTGGTGATCCACAAACAGGACACCGCCAACAATGGCGACATCATCGTCGCGCTGATCGACGACGAGGAGGCGACCCTCAAGCGACTGCGCCGCCGCGGCTCGTCGATCGCACTGGAAGCCGCCAACCCGGCCTACGAGACCCGCGTGCTCGGGCCCGACCGGGTGCGCATCCAGGGCAAGCTCGTGAGCCTCGTGCGCCGTTACTGA
- a CDS encoding DUF1236 domain-containing protein codes for MTKFFRSTATAAILMLGAATALAQGGGAGGAGGGGAGTGAGGAGGGAGGAAGGAGGAGGGAAGGARGGAGEAGGAGGARGGADVGGAARGSESGGAAGGAARGGEGGEPGTRGGREGGPARAEQPGERGNRESAQPDRSGAGERGGRDGRDGPGERGGRDAAGERGAAGERGGRGSAAEARGASKNLNSTQRTEFRQSISRSSVRAVPNVNFAVRVGTAIPRSVSLHPLPPAILTVVPAYRGLQFILVGDDIVIIDPDTYEIVDVIPA; via the coding sequence ATGACGAAGTTCTTTCGCAGTACGGCGACTGCGGCGATCCTGATGCTGGGCGCGGCGACCGCACTCGCACAAGGCGGCGGCGCCGGCGGTGCTGGGGGCGGGGGTGCCGGTACGGGCGCTGGCGGTGCGGGCGGAGGCGCGGGCGGAGCAGCCGGCGGCGCGGGCGGTGCGGGCGGCGGAGCAGCCGGTGGAGCACGGGGCGGCGCGGGCGAGGCCGGCGGCGCAGGCGGTGCCCGTGGCGGCGCCGATGTCGGCGGCGCTGCCCGTGGCAGCGAGAGCGGCGGAGCGGCCGGCGGTGCGGCACGCGGCGGCGAGGGGGGAGAGCCGGGCACCCGTGGCGGGCGCGAGGGCGGCCCGGCTCGCGCCGAGCAGCCGGGCGAGCGCGGCAACCGCGAGTCGGCGCAGCCCGACCGCAGCGGCGCAGGCGAGCGCGGTGGACGGGACGGCCGAGACGGGCCGGGCGAGCGTGGCGGGCGGGATGCGGCGGGTGAACGCGGCGCCGCTGGCGAGCGAGGCGGTCGCGGGTCTGCCGCCGAGGCGCGGGGCGCTTCGAAGAACCTGAACTCGACACAGCGCACCGAGTTCCGCCAGTCGATCAGCCGCTCCAGCGTCCGCGCTGTCCCGAACGTCAACTTCGCCGTCCGCGTCGGCACGGCGATCCCGCGTTCGGTCTCGCTGCACCCGCTGCCGCCGGCGATCCTCACGGTCGTGCCGGCCTATCGCGGCCTGCAGTTCATTCTCGTCGGGGACGACATCGTCATCATCGACCCCGACACCTACGAGATCGTGGATGTGATCCCGGCCTGA
- a CDS encoding MFS family transporter produces MLDTSAAAPPLDEAADRRRRIMAIVGSSSGNLVEWYDFYCYAFFALYFAPVFFPEGDDTGQLLKSAAVFAVGFFMRPIGGWLFGRIADRLGRKTSLMISVLMMCGGSLAIALLPTYATVGHLAPVLLVIARMVQGLSVGGEYGTSATYMSEVATKGQRGFFASFQYVTLIGGQLLASLVLVVLQSLLTAEQLTAWGWRIPFVIGALAAVVALFLRRSLSETMSAENKDSKEAGTLSGLLKHWRAFAVVLAYTAGGSLSFYTLTTYMPKYLFNTARMDKVTASQVTTVALFAYMVIQPFFGWLSDRIGRKTNMLLFSGLGMVIIVPLMTAIGTTTDPVLSFCLIMTGLVVISFYTGISGIVKAELFPTQVRALGVGLSYAVANSLFGGTAEAVALWLKHVGAETSFFWYVAVMLAISFIASLMMPNPKRHGYLDGDGTVEEALGRKASPVLA; encoded by the coding sequence ATGCTGGATACCAGCGCCGCCGCGCCGCCGCTCGACGAGGCCGCCGACCGCCGCCGACGCATCATGGCCATTGTCGGTTCCTCGTCGGGCAATCTCGTCGAGTGGTACGACTTCTACTGCTACGCCTTCTTCGCCCTCTACTTCGCCCCGGTCTTCTTCCCGGAGGGCGACGACACCGGCCAGCTTCTAAAGTCGGCCGCGGTCTTCGCGGTGGGCTTCTTCATGCGGCCGATCGGCGGCTGGCTGTTCGGGCGCATCGCCGACCGTCTCGGGCGCAAGACCTCGCTGATGATCTCGGTGCTGATGATGTGCGGCGGCTCGCTCGCCATCGCCCTGCTGCCGACCTACGCGACCGTCGGCCACCTCGCGCCGGTCCTTCTCGTGATCGCGCGCATGGTGCAGGGCCTCTCCGTCGGTGGCGAGTACGGCACCAGCGCGACCTACATGAGCGAGGTCGCGACCAAGGGGCAGCGCGGATTCTTCGCCTCGTTCCAGTACGTCACGCTGATCGGCGGCCAGTTGCTCGCCTCGCTGGTGCTCGTCGTGCTTCAGAGCTTGCTCACGGCCGAGCAACTCACGGCCTGGGGCTGGCGCATCCCCTTCGTCATCGGTGCGCTGGCGGCGGTGGTCGCCCTGTTCCTGCGCCGCTCGCTCTCCGAGACGATGAGCGCGGAGAACAAGGATTCGAAGGAAGCGGGAACCCTCTCCGGGCTGCTCAAGCACTGGCGGGCTTTCGCCGTGGTGCTGGCCTATACGGCTGGCGGGTCGCTGTCGTTCTACACGCTCACGACCTACATGCCGAAGTACCTCTTCAACACCGCCCGTATGGACAAGGTGACCGCATCGCAGGTCACGACGGTGGCGCTGTTCGCCTACATGGTGATCCAGCCCTTCTTCGGCTGGCTCTCCGACCGGATCGGCCGGAAGACGAACATGCTGCTGTTCAGCGGCCTCGGCATGGTGATAATCGTGCCGCTGATGACGGCGATCGGCACCACCACCGACCCCGTCCTGTCCTTCTGTCTCATCATGACCGGTCTGGTCGTGATCAGCTTCTACACCGGCATCAGCGGCATCGTGAAAGCGGAGCTGTTCCCGACCCAGGTGCGTGCGCTCGGTGTCGGCCTGTCCTACGCGGTGGCCAACTCACTGTTCGGTGGCACGGCGGAGGCGGTCGCGCTCTGGCTCAAGCATGTCGGCGCGGAGACCAGCTTCTTCTGGTACGTCGCCGTGATGCTGGCGATCTCGTTCATCGCTTCGCTGATGATGCCGAACCCGAAGCGCCACGGCTATCTCGACGGGGACGGCACCGTCGAGGAGGCACTGGGGCGCAAGGCGAGCCCGGTTCTGGCCTGA
- a CDS encoding 3-keto-5-aminohexanoate cleavage protein codes for MRPVVVTVAITGSVARKADNPTVPITPAEQIESTHAAYEAGAALAHIHVREDDESPSLDPDRFAAVQAGIRRHCPDMIVQFSTSGAGPDPTERGACLIHRPDMASLTTGSVNFGDGVYENPAASFTALGRRMQDEGVRPEIEVFDLTHIHNARRLVDEGVIGAEPHLQFVMGIRNALPPDPHLLDILLAETRRLLPGATWGAFGIGRFQSPVMGWAVSRGAQGVRTGLEDNVRLSKERLADGNADLVRLAARICAEHGARPATPAETRAILRLG; via the coding sequence ATGAGACCCGTCGTCGTCACCGTCGCGATCACCGGCTCGGTCGCCCGCAAGGCCGACAACCCGACCGTGCCGATCACGCCCGCCGAGCAGATCGAATCGACCCACGCCGCCTACGAGGCCGGGGCGGCGCTCGCCCACATCCATGTCCGCGAGGACGACGAGAGTCCGTCACTCGATCCCGACCGGTTCGCGGCGGTGCAGGCGGGCATCCGGCGGCATTGCCCGGACATGATCGTCCAGTTCTCGACGAGCGGGGCGGGGCCCGATCCGACGGAGCGGGGCGCCTGCTTGATCCACCGGCCCGATATGGCCTCGCTCACCACCGGCTCGGTCAACTTCGGCGACGGAGTTTATGAGAACCCGGCCGCCTCGTTCACGGCGCTCGGCCGGCGGATGCAGGACGAGGGCGTACGCCCGGAGATCGAGGTGTTCGACCTCACGCACATCCACAACGCGCGCCGCCTCGTGGACGAGGGCGTGATCGGCGCCGAGCCCCATCTGCAATTCGTCATGGGCATCCGCAACGCCCTGCCGCCCGACCCGCATCTGCTCGACATCCTGCTGGCGGAGACCCGGCGCCTGTTGCCGGGCGCGACCTGGGGCGCCTTCGGCATCGGCCGCTTCCAGAGCCCTGTGATGGGCTGGGCCGTGTCGCGGGGTGCGCAGGGCGTGCGCACGGGCCTGGAGGACAACGTGCGCCTCTCCAAGGAGCGGCTCGCGGATGGCAATGCCGACCTTGTCCGTCTGGCCGCCCGGATCTGCGCCGAGCACGGCGCCCGGCCGGCGACGCCGGCCGAGACGCGGGCGATCCTGCGCCTCGGCTGA
- a CDS encoding tartrate dehydrogenase gives MGGTKRSYRIAVIPGDGIGKEVMPEGVRVLERAAARHGFEIVQDWFDFASCDYYEAHGRMMPEDWKAQIGSHDAIFFGAVGMPERVPDHISLWGSLIQFRREFDQYVNLRPVRLMPGVPSPLAGRKPGDIDFWVVRENTEGEYSNAGGRMFAGTEREFAVQESVFTRHGVDRVLKFAFELAQSRPKRHLTSATKSNGISITMPFWDERVRAVAEGYPDIRWDQYHIDILTAHFVLNPDRFDVVVASNLFGDILSDLGPACTGTIGIAPSGNINPDRLYPSVFEPVHGSAPDIAGQGIANPIGQIWSGAMMLEHLGEREAAAEIVAAIERVLSERTLRTRDLGGSADTQACGRAVEQALG, from the coding sequence ATGGGCGGGACGAAGCGCAGCTACCGGATCGCGGTGATCCCCGGCGACGGCATCGGCAAGGAAGTCATGCCGGAGGGCGTTCGGGTTCTGGAGCGGGCCGCCGCCCGCCACGGCTTCGAGATCGTGCAGGACTGGTTCGATTTCGCGAGCTGCGACTACTACGAGGCGCACGGGCGGATGATGCCCGAGGACTGGAAGGCGCAAATCGGCTCCCACGACGCGATCTTCTTCGGCGCCGTCGGCATGCCCGAGCGCGTGCCCGACCACATCTCGCTCTGGGGCTCGCTGATCCAGTTCCGGCGCGAGTTCGACCAATACGTCAATCTGCGCCCGGTGCGCTTGATGCCGGGCGTGCCGTCACCGCTGGCCGGCCGCAAGCCCGGCGACATCGACTTCTGGGTCGTCCGCGAGAACACCGAGGGCGAGTATTCCAATGCGGGCGGGCGGATGTTCGCCGGCACCGAGCGCGAGTTCGCAGTCCAGGAATCGGTGTTCACCCGCCACGGCGTCGATCGCGTGCTGAAATTCGCCTTCGAGCTGGCGCAGAGCCGGCCCAAGCGTCACCTGACCTCGGCGACCAAATCGAACGGCATCTCGATCACCATGCCGTTCTGGGACGAGCGGGTGCGGGCCGTGGCTGAGGGCTACCCCGATATCCGTTGGGACCAGTACCACATCGACATCCTGACCGCGCATTTCGTACTGAACCCGGATCGGTTCGATGTGGTGGTCGCCTCCAATCTCTTCGGCGACATCCTCTCCGATCTCGGGCCCGCCTGCACCGGCACCATCGGCATCGCGCCCTCGGGCAACATCAATCCGGATCGGCTCTATCCGTCCGTGTTCGAACCGGTGCACGGCTCGGCCCCCGACATCGCCGGCCAGGGGATCGCCAACCCGATCGGCCAGATCTGGTCGGGGGCGATGATGCTGGAGCATCTCGGCGAGCGGGAGGCCGCCGCCGAGATCGTTGCCGCCATCGAGCGGGTACTCTCAGAGCGGACTTTGCGCACGCGCGATCTCGGCGGCAGCGCCGACACGCAGGCCTGCGGCCGCGCGGTCGAACAGGCGCTGGGCTGA
- a CDS encoding Do family serine endopeptidase: protein MTMTVRRRAFASVAAAALVAGGAAGFGLTEPTTQAYAQALPKTPIEAPEHPPGSFANVVDKVKPGVVAVKVKLDSNADDDDDSPGGPNMQQVPPQLREFFKRFGQGGPGAPGGRGMPQRGERGAVGSGFIISADGYVVTNNHVVDKAKTVQVTLDDSRTLDAKVIGKDPKTDIALLKITESGSYPYVQFGKNAPRVGDWVVAIGNPFGLGGTVTAGIVSARGRDIGAGPYDDFLQIDAPINKGNSGGPTFNVNGEVVGVNTAIASPSGGSVGLAFAIPAETVQTVVDQLRSDGKVVRGYLGVQVQPVTKDIADGLGLDKAKGALVDHAENGTPAAKAGLKSGDVIESVNGAPVNDARDLSRRIAGLKPGTEVKLAYLRGGKSDVATVELGTLPTDAKVASRGDSSSGGQPRLGLSLAPANDVGLGDEGVAVMDVDPDGPAAAKGIAQGDVILDVAGTSVSKPSDVQAQIRAAESNGRKAVLMRVKSAKGQTRFVAVALGKKEG from the coding sequence ATGACCATGACTGTCCGCCGCCGCGCCTTCGCCTCCGTCGCCGCAGCCGCCCTCGTCGCGGGCGGCGCGGCCGGGTTCGGCCTCACCGAGCCCACGACCCAGGCTTACGCCCAGGCCCTGCCCAAGACCCCGATCGAAGCGCCCGAGCACCCGCCGGGCTCGTTCGCCAACGTCGTCGACAAGGTGAAGCCGGGTGTCGTCGCCGTGAAGGTGAAGCTCGACAGCAATGCCGACGATGACGACGACAGCCCCGGCGGCCCCAACATGCAGCAGGTGCCGCCGCAACTGCGCGAGTTCTTCAAGCGCTTCGGCCAGGGCGGTCCAGGTGCTCCGGGCGGGCGCGGCATGCCGCAGCGCGGCGAGCGCGGCGCGGTCGGCTCGGGCTTCATCATCTCGGCGGACGGCTACGTGGTGACCAACAACCACGTCGTCGACAAGGCCAAGACGGTTCAGGTCACACTGGACGACAGCCGCACCCTCGACGCCAAGGTGATCGGCAAGGATCCGAAGACCGACATCGCGCTCCTCAAGATCACCGAGAGCGGCAGCTATCCCTACGTCCAGTTCGGCAAGAACGCCCCGCGCGTCGGCGACTGGGTCGTGGCCATCGGCAACCCGTTCGGCCTCGGCGGTACGGTGACGGCGGGCATCGTCTCGGCCCGCGGCCGCGACATCGGCGCCGGCCCCTACGACGACTTCCTCCAGATCGACGCGCCGATCAACAAGGGCAATTCCGGCGGCCCGACCTTCAACGTCAACGGCGAGGTCGTGGGCGTGAACACGGCGATCGCCTCGCCGTCGGGCGGCTCGGTCGGCCTCGCCTTCGCGATCCCCGCCGAGACGGTGCAGACGGTGGTCGATCAGCTCCGCAGCGACGGCAAGGTGGTGCGCGGCTATCTCGGCGTGCAGGTCCAGCCGGTGACCAAGGACATCGCCGACGGCCTCGGCCTCGACAAGGCCAAGGGCGCGCTGGTCGATCACGCCGAGAACGGCACCCCCGCCGCCAAGGCCGGCCTGAAATCGGGTGACGTGATCGAGTCGGTCAACGGGGCCCCGGTCAACGATGCCCGCGACCTCTCGCGCCGCATCGCCGGCCTCAAGCCGGGCACCGAAGTGAAGCTCGCCTATCTGCGGGGCGGCAAGAGCGACGTCGCGACGGTCGAACTCGGCACGCTGCCGACCGACGCCAAGGTCGCGAGCCGCGGCGACAGCTCGTCCGGTGGCCAGCCGCGCCTCGGCCTCAGCCTTGCGCCGGCGAACGACGTCGGCCTCGGCGACGAGGGCGTGGCGGTGATGGATGTCGATCCCGACGGCCCGGCTGCGGCCAAGGGCATCGCCCAGGGCGACGTGATCCTGGATGTCGCCGGCACCAGCGTCTCGAAGCCCTCCGACGTCCAGGCACAGATCCGCGCCGCCGAGTCGAACGGCCGCAAGGCCGTGCTGATGCGGGTGAAGAGCGCCAAGGGCCAGACCCGCTTCGTCGCCGTGGCCCTCGGCAAGAAGGAGGGCTGA
- a CDS encoding DUF2459 domain-containing protein: MRLLVRTLLAVSFIFIIVTYITARPADPTLYPPAEPDTQTVLLVSHGWHSGLVLPRDSLTGEGAGIALRNLATRFAAYDALEFGWGEARFYRATPTLAAFDWRLAFSALFTPGGSDGVIQVVGLARPARTSFPQADIVRVPLSRRGLAQLLARLEASFRLTDGQPAALGPGLYGPSLFYEAHGRFSYSNLCNHWAAGLLNAAGLPITPVLDTHPSGLLADMRWRSGLTASAPSEAEPDLSKP; encoded by the coding sequence ATGCGACTTTTAGTCAGGACGCTCCTTGCTGTTTCATTTATTTTTATCATCGTAACTTATATTACTGCGCGCCCCGCTGATCCTACACTTTACCCGCCGGCTGAGCCGGATACGCAGACCGTGCTCCTCGTCAGCCACGGCTGGCATTCCGGTCTCGTCCTGCCGCGCGACAGCTTGACGGGGGAGGGGGCGGGCATCGCCCTGCGCAATCTCGCCACGCGCTTTGCCGCCTACGATGCCCTGGAATTCGGCTGGGGCGAGGCCCGTTTCTACCGGGCGACGCCGACGCTCGCCGCCTTTGATTGGCGGCTGGCCTTCTCGGCCCTGTTCACGCCCGGCGGGAGCGACGGCGTGATCCAGGTCGTCGGCCTCGCGCGCCCGGCCCGCACGAGCTTTCCGCAGGCCGACATCGTCCGGGTGCCGCTCTCGCGCAGAGGCTTGGCCCAGCTCCTCGCACGGTTGGAGGCGAGCTTTCGCCTCACCGACGGCCAGCCGGCCGCTCTCGGCCCGGGGCTCTACGGCCCGAGCCTGTTCTACGAGGCGCATGGGCGTTTCTCCTACAGCAACCTCTGCAATCACTGGGCGGCGGGTCTCCTCAATGCGGCAGGGTTGCCGATCACGCCGGTGCTCGACACGCATCCGTCGGGTCTCCTTGCCGACATGCGCTGGCGATCCGGCCTGACGGCCTCGGCGCCCAGCGAGGCGGAGCCGGACCTGTCCAAACCGTAA
- a CDS encoding type II toxin-antitoxin system antitoxin SocA domain-containing protein has product MHDARSLSNFFIDRAASQGIALSVMTLLKVLYFAHAWHLVKYGAPLVGQQFEAWKFGPVNRVVYEQCNHLGRNPITNRLKSFSIDQRRYVETPYDFTPDTERFLKEIFDYYSKFHAYKLSDLTHEVGAPWDIVWKQAESKAIPGMVIPNDLIRSWFSDKSTLYWTNREQECPT; this is encoded by the coding sequence ATGCACGACGCGCGATCTCTGTCTAATTTTTTCATCGATAGGGCAGCCTCACAAGGCATAGCCCTTTCGGTAATGACACTTCTTAAGGTATTGTATTTTGCACATGCGTGGCATTTAGTAAAATATGGAGCTCCACTTGTTGGGCAGCAGTTCGAGGCATGGAAGTTTGGTCCAGTAAACAGGGTTGTTTATGAACAATGCAACCATCTGGGACGAAATCCCATCACTAATAGATTAAAATCTTTTAGCATTGATCAAAGACGATACGTCGAGACGCCATATGATTTCACTCCAGATACAGAAAGATTTTTAAAAGAAATATTCGATTACTATTCTAAATTCCATGCATATAAACTTTCTGACCTTACTCATGAAGTAGGTGCTCCTTGGGATATCGTATGGAAGCAGGCCGAATCAAAAGCGATTCCAGGCATGGTTATCCCCAATGACCTCATTCGCAGTTGGTTTAGCGATAAATCGACATTATATTGGACGAACCGCGAACAGGAGTGCCCTACGTGA
- a CDS encoding valine--tRNA ligase, with protein sequence MMDKTFDPAAVEARVSAAWEEGQAFRAGRPERAGAEPFSIVIPPPNVTGSLHMGHALNNTIQDILVRFERMRGKDVLWQPGLDHAGIATQMVVERRLMETGAPGRRELGREEFLRRVWTWKEESGGTIIGQLKRLGASCDWSRERFTMDEGLSRAVLKTFVDLHAQGLIYRDKRLVNWDPKFQTAISDLEVQQVEVKGHLWHFDYPVMDEAGTPTGAIITVATTRPETMLGDTAVAVHPDDERYRDLVGQRVRLPLVNRLIPIVADAYSDPEKGTGAVKITPAHDFNDFEVGRRNGCRPINVLDAEARIQIAGNADFLDGAEPEDAALALDGLDRFAARKAVVALMEERGLLRLVEPNTHAVPHGDRSGVVIEPYLTDQWYVNVKPLAERALQAVRDGQTRFVPDNYEKIFFQWLENIEPWCVSRQLWWGHQIPVWYDAEGGIFVAASEAEAVAQAKAKHGREVALSRDPDVLDTWFSSALWPFSTLGWPDKTPELARFYPTNTLVTGKDIIFFWVARMMMMGLHLTDQAPFETVYLHTLVRDEKGAKMSKSKGNVVDPVDLIDRFGADALRFTLAALAAPGRDIKLGPQRVEGYRNFATKLWNAARFAEMNGCELKADFRPEAVRETLNAWALTEAAKAVAEVAQGITVYRFNDAAAAAYRFVWNVFCDWYLELAKPVLQGEGVDPAARAETQATVAFLIDQIAKLLHPFMPFLTEELWAIKGQVLPTPRGLLALESWPELSAYTNRQAEEEIGWLVDLISEVRSARSETNVPAGAQVPLVLVGADEGVRARVERWSETLTRLARLSEIGFADAAPKNAVQLLVRGSVAALPLEGIVDLAAEVARLKKEAGKARAEIGKIDGKLGNADFLARAPEEVVDEQRERRDGEAARLAKIEEALVRLSE encoded by the coding sequence ATGATGGACAAGACCTTCGACCCCGCCGCCGTCGAGGCGCGCGTCTCCGCGGCCTGGGAAGAGGGCCAGGCCTTCCGCGCCGGACGCCCCGAGCGGGCCGGCGCCGAGCCCTTCAGCATCGTGATCCCGCCGCCGAACGTGACGGGGTCGCTGCATATGGGCCACGCGCTCAACAACACGATCCAGGACATCCTCGTCCGCTTCGAGCGGATGCGGGGCAAGGACGTGCTGTGGCAGCCGGGCTTGGATCACGCCGGCATCGCCACGCAGATGGTGGTCGAGCGCCGGCTCATGGAGACGGGAGCGCCCGGCCGCCGCGAGCTGGGACGCGAGGAATTCCTGCGCCGGGTCTGGACCTGGAAGGAAGAATCCGGCGGCACGATCATCGGCCAGCTCAAGCGGCTCGGCGCATCCTGCGACTGGTCGCGGGAGCGCTTCACCATGGACGAGGGCCTGAGCCGCGCCGTGCTCAAGACCTTCGTCGATCTGCACGCGCAGGGGCTGATCTACCGCGACAAGCGCCTCGTGAACTGGGACCCGAAGTTCCAGACCGCGATCTCGGATCTCGAAGTCCAGCAGGTCGAAGTGAAGGGCCATCTCTGGCACTTCGACTATCCCGTCATGGACGAGGCCGGCACGCCGACCGGCGCGATCATCACCGTGGCGACCACGCGCCCCGAGACGATGCTCGGCGACACGGCGGTCGCCGTCCATCCGGACGACGAGCGCTACCGCGACCTTGTCGGACAGCGCGTGCGTCTGCCCCTGGTCAACCGGCTGATCCCGATCGTCGCCGACGCCTATTCCGATCCGGAGAAGGGCACCGGCGCGGTCAAGATCACCCCCGCCCACGACTTCAACGACTTCGAGGTCGGGCGCCGCAACGGTTGCCGGCCGATCAACGTCCTGGATGCCGAGGCGCGGATCCAGATCGCCGGCAACGCCGATTTCCTCGACGGCGCCGAGCCGGAGGACGCCGCGCTGGCGCTCGACGGGCTCGACCGGTTCGCGGCGCGCAAAGCGGTCGTCGCCCTGATGGAGGAGCGTGGCCTGCTGCGTCTGGTCGAGCCCAACACCCACGCGGTGCCGCATGGTGACCGTTCGGGCGTGGTGATCGAGCCGTACCTCACCGACCAGTGGTACGTGAACGTGAAGCCGCTGGCCGAGCGCGCACTCCAGGCGGTGCGCGACGGGCAGACTCGATTCGTCCCGGACAACTACGAAAAGATCTTCTTCCAGTGGCTCGAGAACATCGAGCCGTGGTGCGTCTCACGCCAGCTCTGGTGGGGCCACCAGATCCCGGTCTGGTACGATGCCGAGGGCGGCATCTTCGTCGCCGCGAGCGAGGCGGAGGCGGTCGCGCAGGCCAAAGCCAAGCACGGCCGTGAGGTCGCGCTGAGCCGCGATCCCGACGTGCTCGACACATGGTTCTCCTCCGCGCTCTGGCCGTTCTCGACGCTAGGCTGGCCCGACAAGACGCCGGAGCTGGCCCGCTTCTACCCCACCAACACCCTGGTGACGGGCAAGGACATCATCTTCTTCTGGGTCGCCCGGATGATGATGATGGGCCTGCACCTGACCGATCAGGCGCCGTTCGAGACCGTCTACCTGCACACCCTCGTCCGCGACGAGAAGGGTGCCAAGATGTCGAAGTCGAAGGGCAACGTGGTCGATCCGGTCGATCTGATCGACCGCTTCGGTGCCGACGCGCTGCGCTTCACGCTCGCCGCGCTCGCCGCCCCGGGCCGCGACATCAAGCTCGGGCCGCAACGGGTCGAGGGCTACCGCAACTTCGCGACCAAGCTCTGGAATGCGGCGCGCTTTGCCGAGATGAACGGCTGTGAACTCAAGGCCGATTTCCGGCCCGAGGCCGTGCGCGAGACGCTCAACGCCTGGGCGTTGACCGAGGCCGCCAAGGCGGTGGCGGAGGTGGCGCAGGGCATCACGGTCTATCGCTTCAACGATGCGGCGGCGGCCGCCTACCGCTTCGTCTGGAACGTGTTCTGCGACTGGTATCTCGAACTCGCCAAGCCCGTGCTTCAGGGCGAGGGCGTCGATCCGGCGGCGCGCGCCGAGACGCAAGCCACGGTCGCCTTCCTCATCGACCAGATCGCCAAGCTGCTGCACCCGTTCATGCCCTTCCTCACGGAGGAGCTCTGGGCGATCAAGGGGCAGGTGCTGCCGACACCCCGCGGCCTGCTCGCGCTCGAATCCTGGCCCGAACTCTCGGCCTACACGAACAGACAGGCCGAGGAAGAGATTGGCTGGCTGGTCGATCTGATCTCCGAGGTCCGCTCGGCCCGCTCCGAGACGAACGTGCCCGCCGGCGCCCAGGTGCCGCTGGTGCTGGTGGGCGCGGACGAGGGCGTCCGCGCCCGGGTCGAGCGCTGGAGCGAGACACTGACCCGACTCGCCCGCCTCTCCGAGATCGGTTTCGCCGACGCTGCACCGAAGAACGCCGTCCAGCTCCTCGTGCGGGGCAGCGTGGCCGCGCTTCCGCTCGAGGGTATCGTCGATCTCGCGGCGGAGGTCGCGCGGCTGAAGAAGGAGGCCGGCAAGGCGCGGGCCGAGATCGGCAAGATCGACGGCAAGCTCGGCAATGCCGACTTCCTCGCCCGCGCGCCGGAAGAGGTGGTGGACGAGCAGCGCGAGCGCCGCGACGGCGAGGCCGCGCGGCTGGCCAAGATCGAGGAAGCGCTGGTCCGGCTATCGGAGTAA